In the genome of Candida dubliniensis CD36 chromosome 3, complete sequence, the window ATCTTCCACTTGGTGTCCATTGGACTCTCCCTGTTCGTGATGCTCATCAACAGTCTTTTCCAATAATGATTCTATATAATACTGAGCAAATTTTTCCCGCTTGTGCTTGCTATCTGTGTCCACTATATGATGCAAAACGGTTTTGTTATTAGAATCCACCAAGAATATTGattctttcaataactCTAGAATTAGTGGGAAGTTCTGCAATTGGaaagaattgttgaatttgacCATAAACATTAATGGTGTCTCgccattattatttcttacATCTGGATTTAAGGAATGGGTAAATGTTTTTAACAAAAACTCAACCATGTTCAAATTCCCCATAGAACATGCCCAGTGGAAAATCGTATTCCCATCATTGTCAATTGCTTGATTTATATGGATTTTAGATAAAGGTAGTGGAGGACTGAGTAATGAATCTGGTATCAGAGATcgtattttattattgtcatCAAGAAAATATGTCAATAGGCTCTGAAAATAATCTGAATATATCTGATTTTCCTGGGATAAAGATATACTTGGTTGATGATACGGTTGCAACGGCAGATATTGGTTGTGTTGCTGATTGGCCCGTTTTTCAAAAGATGTTCTTGAAACTCCAAATAATTCCTTTGATGTCAAGAGATCTGCCTGTGACTCTAATCCATTTCCATTAGTTATTCCGCCAGGATACTTTCTCCTTTTTGTTGTAAAAGAACTGTTTTGGAAACCATCGCCTCTACTACCATTGTGATACTCTTCGTCATCGTCCGTTTCTACAGAAGCCAAATCCTCCTGTCGAAGATTCATATTGTTGGTCATTATCTGTAATGCATCTTGTTCTGTATCGTTTCTCGTAAGTGAAGGTATCCCGTTTATAAATGAGTTCTTGGCACTGTtatcatttgaattaaaGTCAATTAGACTTTTATTTATAGGAGTTGTGTCTGAATGCTGCAAGGATGGTGTTGCACTTAATGTGGCACGTTTTGGTCTACCTCGTTTTTTGGGCACCGTGGAAGGTGGCACAGATACGCTGCCAAAACTAGTATCAGACAAAGTTGATTGCACTTGCTTTTCCTTTTgctttttcaacaacagtGCTTGTCGCTTGGCTACATTCAAAGCAGATGCATGATTATGTTTTGGAGCAGGTGGAGGTACTTCAGTCTGTCCttcaatatattgaaaCTCGAAAATGGGTTTTAGAACGTCATAAACACCAAAGTTTTTGGCAATTGCTGCTCCTAAATCAAGCGGAACATAAGTCCCCTGATACTTTCCGTACCCACCTTGAACCTTTTCATGAATCCCTGTTTGAACATCCTTTTCTAAAATCCTCGTCCGTTTAGCCTTTGGAAACTTGGCAATCTTCAAAATATGTGTGGCATTTATCCAAGAGTCCTTCTTGCGTCTCATTATTGGCCCTTCCAGAGTAACAAACTCAAACACGGGGACATTTGAATATGTTGCTGAATAAATTTGAGTGTCAGACATCCAGTGTATGTAGAAAGTGTAATTATTGTGGTACGTTgataaatgaaatgaacgaatgcttttttttttccctaAACTGTTGCTTGTTATCGTTGTAATTATTGTTGACTTATTACTAAATGTAATAGAAACAAGGAGCGGAGAAGGGGGGGCGTGAGGATTTTTAATGTTTATGCCTCAAATCTAtcagaaacaaaaaaaaattcaattgtggttaatatattttgatGTTAATTGTATCAATTGTATTAATGTAATTATAAACTTCTGGTGTcgttctattttttttttttttctgtttctctttgttttgaataaaCTCTCTCAATGCAAATGTTTACTGTTTCAAATGGTGTtgttttttgaaatttgatgaacaagtttttttttttttttcttcctttcCTCCTACACAACTCAATTTTGTACTGCCCTGCTACTGCCATAGTAGTTTTTTTCcgccaccaccatcaccaccagTTTATCCATTAATAAGatgataatataattataaacagttctatataataaatattttaccCATACCATGTCCCTCATTTCACCCGAATAACACTTTAAACAATCTATAAAACACCACACTAATCAATATTAGTAACAGAACTCCAATATACGCAATGTATTTGCTAAGGTACTCCATAGCACTTTTGCTTTTATTAGGTGAATCTTCTGATAAGGGTATTGTTACAACATGCTCAGCTGCTTGGTAGCAAATTCCTCTTCTCGATATAATCTCACAATCTCTTGGTGCTACATCTCTTTTCAAAATGGCCTTGCCTAACAATATACTTGTATACTGTTTTAACGACCCATCGAATGTCAAGAAAACAGTTTCTAGAATAATAGACTCTCTTTCTATTCCACTAGTGACTTTTTCAACTCTTCtcatattttcaaaagtaCTTTCGTCAAATGTAATAATCTCACCTCGTGCCATTTTGTCGACCGGGAAGCTTAATTTTAGAAACTGTTCAAGTTTGGCAAATGAATCAAGAACAGATTTGGTTCTCACTACAAGTGAAGgaatcaacaactttttgAGATTATCGTAATGCttgaaaaacaattcaataCATGACAAGCTTTTATAGACCGTTCCAAAGGCTTGCGATGCAAcatcaataatcaataatgcAGAAGGAACAATGTCTCCCTCATAAGATATGTCCTCCCAGCTggatttgaatttcttGTATTCAAGCATAGTAGTGTATTGGCCAAAGATATCGTTAAAGTCATGCtctaatttcaataaat includes:
- a CDS encoding transcription factor, putative (Similar to S. cerevisiae MBP1;~In S. cerevisiae: involved in regulation of cell cycle progression from G1 to S phase, forms a complex with Swi6p that binds to MluI cell cycle box regulatory element in promoters of DNA synthesis genes), coding for MSDTQIYSATYSNVPVFEFVTSEGPIMRRKKDSWINATHILKIAKFPKAKRTRILEKDVQTGIHEKVQGGYGKYQGTYVPLDLGAAIAKNFGVYDVLKPIFEFQYIEGQTEVPPPAPKHNHASALNVAKRQASLLKKQKEKQVQSTLSDTSFGSVSVPPSTVPKKRGRPKRATLSATPSLQHSDTTPINKSLIDFNSNDNSAKNSFINGIPSLTRNDTEQDALQIMTNNMNLRQEDLASVETDDDEEYHNGSRGDGFQNSSFTTKRRKYPGGITNGNGLESQADLLTSKELFGVSRTSFEKRANQQHNQYSPLQPYHQPSISLSQENQIYSDYFQSLLTYFLDDNNKIRSSIPDSLLSPPLPLSKIHINQAIDNDGNTIFHWACSMGNLNMVEFLLKTFTHSLNPDVRNNNGETPLMFMVKFNNSFQLQNFPLILELLKESIFLVDSNNKTVLHHIVDTDSKHKREKFAQYYIESLLEKTVDEHHEQGESNGHQVEDYSSREELITKFINHQDSDGNTAFHIAAHNLNKKCIKIFINYHRFINFGLRNLVSCTVEDYLASHNYVLRLDPVEHDQNNILDNNSDVDEDIMEDYTNENQSFETQLHNSKMAINLQNTTANILTEKMTQLAYAIDSELSEKDEAILTYFKVLSQINQIKLESQRKILSFFKLDHLIEELEQDRDNSQQSTDDDPASRHNNDLYLDFKRDHILQEEIYRLMNDLTYQELHQRDELDKVEHSYRMTKERLHEKVLDAASFAIEQNHQQSNVHEQLELAKELQEEIIKRKKLMDEIFKLTKNVPLPENPNSKTIINRHSTTDKLYKYCKLISLSCGIPMDEIETSIDAVEESLVKNK